The following coding sequences are from one Luteolibacter yonseiensis window:
- a CDS encoding polysaccharide deacetylase family protein: MENPLHTLGHRFLQNTMMADSEEPTMLSSLTRRGFLAATATLASCTPAEPLRPKVPPTPSGAAPVKTQSNSAYRTPPVKGPVPRNPDIAQSSNFSSSSGISFSRVLVSGNYVAMTFDDGPHPQNTPRLLDMLRARNIKATFYVIGRSVDQYPQVVRRTVAEGHEIGNHTHTHRLLSKLSDAEVRSELTRCRDAVGRAAGVQPRTMRPPYGGLLQRQREWVHAEFDYPTILWSVDPLDWKRPGAGVISSRILGGASAGGIILAHDLHAQTVDAMPATLDGLLRRGFKFVTVSQLLAMKTTAPTAQASEAPANS, from the coding sequence ATGGAAAATCCCCTTCATACCCTCGGCCACAGGTTCCTGCAAAACACGATGATGGCCGATTCCGAGGAACCGACCATGCTTTCCAGCCTCACGCGCCGTGGATTCCTCGCCGCCACCGCCACCCTCGCGAGCTGCACGCCCGCCGAACCGCTCCGTCCGAAGGTCCCCCCCACCCCATCCGGAGCTGCTCCCGTCAAAACCCAGTCCAACTCGGCCTACCGCACCCCACCGGTGAAAGGCCCGGTGCCGCGCAATCCCGACATCGCCCAGAGTTCCAATTTCTCAAGCAGCTCCGGCATCTCATTCTCCCGTGTCCTCGTCTCGGGCAACTACGTCGCCATGACCTTCGACGACGGCCCGCATCCGCAGAACACCCCGCGCCTGCTCGACATGCTGCGCGCGCGGAACATCAAGGCCACCTTCTACGTCATCGGCCGCAGCGTGGACCAGTATCCCCAGGTTGTCCGCCGCACGGTGGCCGAGGGACATGAGATCGGCAACCACACCCATACCCACCGGCTGCTGAGCAAGCTCAGCGACGCTGAAGTCCGCTCCGAACTGACCCGCTGCCGCGACGCCGTGGGCCGCGCCGCGGGAGTCCAGCCACGCACCATGCGCCCGCCCTACGGCGGCCTGCTGCAGCGGCAGCGCGAGTGGGTCCATGCCGAATTCGACTACCCCACCATCCTTTGGTCGGTCGATCCTCTCGACTGGAAGCGCCCCGGTGCCGGAGTCATCTCTTCCCGCATCCTCGGCGGAGCCTCGGCCGGCGGCATCATCCTCGCGCACGACCTCCACGCCCAGACGGTGGACGCCATGCCCGCCACGCTGGACGGACTGCTCCGCCGTGGGTTCAAGTTCGTCACCGTTTCCCAACTGCTGGCGATGAAAACCACCGCTCCTACCGCCCAAGCAAGCGAAGCGCCTGCCAATTCCTGA
- a CDS encoding LacI family DNA-binding transcriptional regulator, whose protein sequence is MVTQAQIAKKLGVSRQLVTFALAGYPNVAQESRERILAAALEMGYRPNPHARALRMKRAGIIALWIPDQISTHYTHVARELGRLVKHAGQELIISEVGERDMKQVWSNVPVDGIIAVDATKPVLAELEGLAKKSIPVVCVGTSFSENTDHVRVDFSPGTKEAMDHLIGSGYRRIAHATFVRKNLPDAARRAGYVKAMREAGLKAEFIYYPLSEKQRPITRELIKEYVNEHGIPEAIFCHSDDVALGIYRGLREVGISVPGQVALIGCDGIEDTLYLERQLTTLVQPVEEMCVAAWKFLHQRLADDSLPHQRLFLEPRLAIRESSIRD, encoded by the coding sequence ATGGTCACTCAGGCACAAATCGCCAAAAAACTGGGCGTCTCACGCCAGCTCGTCACCTTTGCCCTGGCCGGGTATCCCAATGTCGCCCAGGAGTCCCGCGAGCGGATTCTCGCCGCGGCGCTGGAAATGGGGTATCGGCCGAATCCCCACGCCCGCGCGTTGCGGATGAAGCGGGCGGGGATCATCGCCCTGTGGATTCCGGACCAGATTTCGACCCATTACACCCATGTCGCCCGTGAACTCGGCCGTCTGGTGAAGCACGCCGGGCAGGAACTGATCATTTCGGAAGTGGGCGAAAGGGACATGAAGCAGGTCTGGTCGAACGTTCCCGTGGACGGAATCATCGCCGTGGATGCGACCAAGCCGGTCCTGGCCGAACTGGAGGGGCTGGCGAAAAAATCGATCCCCGTGGTCTGTGTGGGCACCTCGTTCTCGGAAAACACCGACCATGTGCGGGTCGATTTCTCACCGGGCACGAAGGAGGCGATGGATCATCTGATCGGTTCGGGCTACCGCCGCATCGCCCATGCGACCTTCGTGAGGAAGAATCTGCCGGACGCGGCCCGCCGGGCCGGTTACGTCAAGGCCATGCGTGAGGCGGGACTGAAAGCCGAGTTCATTTACTACCCGCTCAGCGAGAAGCAGCGTCCGATCACCCGCGAGCTGATCAAGGAATATGTGAACGAGCATGGCATCCCGGAGGCGATTTTCTGTCACTCGGACGACGTCGCTTTGGGAATCTACCGTGGGCTGCGCGAGGTTGGCATTTCGGTGCCTGGCCAGGTGGCGCTCATCGGTTGCGACGGGATCGAGGATACCTTGTACCTTGAACGCCAGCTCACGACTTTGGTTCAGCCGGTGGAGGAAATGTGCGTCGCCGCATGGAAATTTCTCCATCAGCGTCTGGCGGATGATTCCCTTCCGCACCAACGGCTGTTCCTGGAGCCAAGGCTCGCCATCCGCGAGTCATCCATCCGGGACTGA
- a CDS encoding phosphotransferase enzyme family protein, with amino-acid sequence MAAPNEIPNLREIFGQFDVRADYLAGISYGSGHINDTYCVTVDQAGRKNLRYIFQRINKRVFKNPAALMENIGRVTRHSLERLREEDHPEAHRRTLTCIPALTGKPYAVDANDDYWRVYPFIEGATGHDEIKTNEQAFQAARAFGNFQKLAAGLGGGRLHETIPDFHDTPKRLDALRKAVEADAFNRAAGVKAEIDFALARASDCARITGLIATGEIPERVTHNDTKLNNVLLDDVTAEGVCVIDLDTTMPGSALYDFGDMVRTAATSHREDSTDTGNLEVRLDRFEALVRGYLDSTRSFLTPAELDHLAFSGKLLTLECGIRFLTDHLQGDIYFKTKHPTHNLDRCRNQFTFVAAIERNLSGMEAMVASHSCQMA; translated from the coding sequence ATGGCAGCACCAAACGAAATCCCAAACCTTCGCGAGATCTTCGGACAATTCGACGTCCGGGCGGACTACCTCGCGGGAATCTCCTACGGGTCCGGACATATCAACGACACCTACTGCGTGACCGTCGATCAGGCGGGGAGAAAGAACCTCCGCTACATCTTCCAGCGGATCAACAAACGTGTTTTCAAGAATCCGGCGGCGCTGATGGAAAACATCGGCAGGGTCACCCGCCACTCCCTTGAGAGGCTTCGGGAGGAAGATCATCCGGAAGCCCACCGCCGCACGCTGACCTGCATCCCCGCGCTGACAGGGAAGCCCTATGCGGTCGATGCGAACGATGATTACTGGAGAGTCTATCCATTCATCGAAGGGGCGACGGGCCATGATGAAATCAAGACCAACGAACAGGCGTTCCAGGCGGCCCGCGCGTTTGGAAACTTCCAGAAACTCGCGGCGGGTCTCGGCGGCGGACGCCTTCATGAAACCATACCCGACTTCCATGACACCCCCAAACGGCTGGACGCGCTGCGCAAGGCGGTGGAAGCCGACGCCTTCAACCGGGCGGCGGGCGTGAAGGCTGAAATCGACTTCGCCCTCGCGCGGGCTTCGGATTGCGCGAGGATCACCGGCCTCATCGCGACGGGGGAGATTCCCGAACGGGTGACCCATAACGACACCAAGCTGAACAATGTGCTGCTTGATGATGTGACGGCGGAAGGCGTCTGTGTGATCGACCTGGACACGACGATGCCCGGTTCCGCCCTCTATGATTTCGGTGACATGGTCAGGACGGCGGCCACCAGCCATCGGGAGGATTCCACGGACACCGGCAATCTCGAAGTGCGGCTCGACCGCTTCGAAGCCCTGGTCCGGGGATATCTCGACAGCACGCGTTCATTCCTGACGCCTGCGGAACTCGACCATCTGGCGTTCTCGGGAAAACTCCTCACTCTCGAGTGCGGGATCCGCTTCCTGACAGACCACCTCCAGGGAGATATCTATTTCAAAACGAAACATCCGACACACAATCTTGATCGCTGCCGCAACCAGTTCACCTTTGTCGCGGCGATCGAAAGAAACCTGTCCGGGATGGAAGCGATGGTCGCCTCCCATTCCTGCCAGATGGCATGA
- a CDS encoding peroxiredoxin family protein gives MNRLSRITVLSLLLAAPQVFAAPADAQRIQKTYQLKLDNWSLEMRVATTPEQRQKAWNSRPDATPAAREMWTAIGSSLDQDWTLAPAAWFLRTTPGLLATDATGVPKPIFGKEIEAIRKAIETYHLKSPKIAPVCGALAFSNDPRSLAVLEKIESGHPDPKIQGLAALGAAMQLKTLGDDGEIMRKRLTLLRKAIIQSSDVDLDGTTVAKRAEDELYIIRFLTKGRVAPNLVGTDSAGRALSLEAHKGKIVVLLFWNSNVPDAKRVVEITTAMEVKFRGDPVVFIGVNNDPLEKLRTLQADGTVPWTNFSDPENKLAVEYRVGVWPLAYVLDGERKVHYAGAPGSFVELTAAALLEEMKTGAKPAKPGR, from the coding sequence ATGAACCGATTGAGCCGCATCACAGTCCTGTCACTCCTGCTGGCCGCTCCGCAGGTTTTCGCCGCACCGGCGGATGCCCAGCGCATCCAGAAGACCTATCAGCTCAAGCTCGACAACTGGTCGTTGGAAATGCGCGTCGCCACCACGCCCGAGCAACGCCAGAAGGCATGGAACAGCCGTCCCGATGCCACACCCGCAGCGCGCGAGATGTGGACCGCCATCGGCTCGTCGCTGGATCAGGATTGGACGCTTGCTCCGGCGGCGTGGTTCCTCCGCACCACACCGGGCTTGCTCGCCACCGACGCGACGGGAGTGCCAAAACCGATTTTCGGCAAGGAAATCGAAGCCATCCGCAAGGCGATCGAGACCTACCATCTCAAGAGCCCGAAGATCGCCCCGGTGTGCGGAGCCCTCGCCTTCAGCAACGATCCCCGGTCGTTGGCCGTGTTGGAGAAAATCGAATCAGGCCACCCGGATCCCAAGATCCAGGGGCTCGCCGCGCTCGGTGCCGCCATGCAGCTCAAGACCTTGGGAGATGACGGAGAGATCATGCGCAAGCGTCTGACGCTTCTCCGCAAGGCGATCATCCAAAGTTCGGATGTCGACCTTGACGGCACGACGGTCGCCAAGCGCGCGGAGGACGAGCTTTACATCATCCGCTTCCTGACCAAAGGCCGGGTGGCGCCGAATCTTGTCGGAACGGACTCCGCGGGCCGGGCGCTTTCTTTGGAAGCCCACAAGGGTAAAATCGTCGTGCTCCTTTTCTGGAACAGCAACGTGCCGGATGCCAAGCGCGTGGTGGAGATCACCACCGCCATGGAAGTGAAGTTCAGGGGGGATCCGGTGGTTTTCATCGGAGTGAACAACGACCCCTTGGAGAAACTCCGCACCCTTCAAGCGGACGGCACCGTTCCATGGACCAATTTTTCCGATCCTGAAAACAAGCTTGCGGTCGAATACCGGGTCGGTGTCTGGCCTCTGGCTTATGTGCTGGATGGGGAACGCAAGGTCCACTACGCGGGCGCCCCGGGATCATTTGTCGAACTGACCGCGGCGGCGCTTCTCGAAGAGATGAAAACGGGTGCCAAACCGGCGAAGCCCGGCCGCTGA
- a CDS encoding NAD-dependent epimerase/dehydratase family protein, which translates to MKILVTGGSGFIGSHIVELYQDTAEEIRVLDNLRTGYRHNLDGLRHTFIQGSITDRDTVREAVKGVDYIFHLAALVSVPESMSKPGECVDINVHGLLNVLEEASAAGVKKLVFASSAAVYGDNPVVPKVESMTPEPKSPYAVTKLDGEYYLGMFQREGRLETAAIRFFNVFGPRQNPKGAYAAAIPIFIEKAVAGEDITVFGDGGQTRDFIYVKDIAGALAFAVETPGVTGVFNAGYGGQITINDLAERLISAAGSTSVVLHAPERAGDVRHSRAGADKLREAGWVPRHTLEEGLDRTLDFFRAK; encoded by the coding sequence ATGAAAATCCTAGTCACCGGAGGATCCGGATTCATCGGCTCCCACATCGTGGAGCTATACCAGGACACGGCGGAGGAAATACGCGTGCTCGACAATCTCCGCACCGGCTACCGCCACAATTTGGATGGACTGCGCCACACGTTCATCCAGGGCTCGATCACCGACCGCGATACCGTGAGGGAGGCAGTGAAGGGCGTGGACTATATCTTCCACCTTGCCGCCTTGGTGAGCGTTCCCGAGTCGATGTCGAAACCGGGAGAGTGCGTCGACATCAATGTCCATGGACTGCTGAACGTTTTGGAAGAAGCGTCCGCCGCCGGGGTGAAAAAGCTCGTCTTCGCCTCGTCGGCCGCGGTGTATGGCGACAACCCTGTGGTGCCGAAGGTGGAATCCATGACCCCGGAACCAAAAAGCCCCTATGCGGTCACAAAGCTGGATGGAGAGTATTATCTGGGCATGTTCCAGCGCGAAGGCCGGCTGGAAACGGCCGCAATCCGCTTCTTCAACGTATTCGGTCCGCGTCAGAATCCCAAGGGGGCCTACGCCGCCGCCATCCCGATCTTCATCGAAAAGGCCGTGGCCGGCGAAGACATCACCGTCTTCGGTGACGGCGGGCAGACGAGGGACTTCATTTACGTGAAGGACATCGCGGGAGCTCTCGCCTTCGCTGTCGAAACTCCCGGAGTGACCGGTGTTTTCAACGCGGGCTACGGTGGCCAGATCACCATCAATGATCTGGCGGAGCGGCTGATCTCCGCGGCAGGATCGACATCGGTGGTGCTCCACGCTCCCGAACGGGCGGGAGACGTGCGCCATTCAAGGGCCGGCGCGGACAAGCTGCGGGAGGCCGGCTGGGTTCCCCGTCACACGCTGGAGGAAGGGCTGGACAGAACGCTGGATTTTTTCCGGGCGAAGTGA
- the dxr gene encoding 1-deoxy-D-xylulose-5-phosphate reductoisomerase, whose protein sequence is MSDLPVKRRVVLLGSTGSIGCSSLKVAEELPEQIEIIALAACGNVGKLAAQVRETGVRHVAIYDETKEAELRALVPEDVNIYPGPDGLLELATLADADVVLVAIVGTAGLYPALAAIEAGKDLAIASKEILVMAGEIVTAAAEKRGVKLLPVDSEHNAIFQCLDGHRGGENEVSRLILTASGGPFRTLPSDQIADVTLAQALRHPTWEMGPKITIDSATLFNKGLEMIEARWLFGIGMDRIDVVVHPQSIVHSMVEFIDGSILAQLSRTDMCFPIQYALTWPRRVKGGLKPLDFPTLARLEFEAPRTADFPALDLARRAGGTGGTLPAVFNAANEVAVDAFRAEKIPFPGIWKCVAAAMDAHVVKPSDTLDSVVTADLWARETAAAFVAGLA, encoded by the coding sequence ATGAGTGATCTGCCAGTGAAACGCCGCGTCGTGCTGCTGGGGTCCACGGGCTCCATCGGCTGTTCCTCGCTCAAGGTTGCGGAAGAGCTTCCGGAGCAGATCGAGATCATCGCGCTCGCCGCGTGCGGAAATGTGGGAAAACTCGCCGCCCAGGTCCGTGAAACCGGTGTCCGGCATGTGGCGATCTACGACGAAACCAAGGAGGCCGAACTGCGCGCCCTGGTTCCGGAGGATGTGAATATTTATCCGGGTCCTGACGGTTTGTTGGAACTCGCCACGCTGGCGGATGCGGATGTGGTGCTGGTCGCCATCGTCGGCACCGCGGGGCTTTATCCCGCCCTAGCCGCCATCGAGGCCGGGAAGGATCTTGCGATCGCTTCAAAGGAGATTCTTGTCATGGCCGGGGAAATCGTCACCGCCGCCGCCGAAAAACGGGGAGTGAAACTCCTGCCCGTGGACAGCGAGCACAACGCGATTTTCCAGTGTCTCGACGGCCATCGCGGCGGTGAAAACGAGGTTTCCCGGCTTATTCTGACCGCTTCGGGCGGTCCCTTCCGGACCCTGCCATCCGATCAGATCGCGGACGTCACGCTCGCCCAAGCGCTCAGGCATCCCACCTGGGAGATGGGACCGAAGATCACCATCGACTCCGCGACCCTTTTCAACAAGGGGCTGGAAATGATCGAGGCGCGCTGGTTGTTCGGAATCGGGATGGACCGCATCGATGTGGTGGTGCATCCGCAGAGCATCGTCCATTCGATGGTCGAGTTCATCGATGGCTCGATCCTGGCGCAGCTCAGCCGCACGGACATGTGTTTCCCCATCCAATACGCGCTTACCTGGCCGAGGCGGGTGAAGGGAGGGCTGAAGCCGCTGGATTTCCCCACGCTCGCCAGGTTGGAATTCGAAGCCCCGCGCACCGCGGATTTTCCCGCGCTCGACCTCGCCCGGAGGGCGGGCGGCACGGGAGGCACTCTGCCCGCGGTGTTCAACGCGGCGAACGAGGTCGCGGTGGACGCCTTCCGGGCGGAGAAAATTCCCTTTCCGGGCATTTGGAAATGTGTCGCCGCCGCGATGGACGCCCACGTGGTGAAACCGTCCGACACCCTCGACTCCGTGGTGACCGCGGATCTGTGGGCCCGCGAGACCGCCGCCGCGTTTGTCGCGGGACTCGCTTGA
- a CDS encoding DUF3472 domain-containing protein produces the protein MKSSIPILCLPFFIAVQPATAEVIVPAFTAYLEPDANGAQVSEDRGITGWHDEKLRVSWFGELKKAGRLTASVKLKLPPGGSSKLQLSIDGEKHQAHATGDTASFGEYKIGKPGYVKFELSSSNDDGDAGQIQSLHLEGEATAGAHFNLLPRRNSASVHLAYPTPEDAKIAMFYNEATAIEDPVATYYMVCGFSRGYFGMQVNSPTERRIIFSVWDSGSGQDSKDRSTVAEEDHTRLLAKGEGVEASVFGNEGTGGHSHLVYPWKTGQAQRFVVAVKPEGTHTTYSGFWYHPDKRKWMLIASFIAPKDGKWLGGLYSFSENFNGNNGQLQRKALFGPQWVRMENGRWTELIKATFSHDGTGKSDRLDRFMGVEKDLFFLSQGGFVSGSTKFGTPFTRPATRREPSDIVLPGLETSR, from the coding sequence ATGAAATCATCAATACCCATCCTATGTCTGCCATTCTTCATTGCGGTACAACCCGCCACCGCCGAGGTGATTGTTCCCGCATTCACGGCATATCTGGAACCCGACGCGAACGGAGCGCAGGTTTCGGAAGACCGGGGAATCACAGGCTGGCATGATGAAAAGCTCCGTGTCTCATGGTTCGGAGAATTGAAAAAGGCCGGCAGGCTGACCGCCTCCGTAAAGTTGAAGCTGCCACCTGGCGGAAGCTCGAAACTCCAGCTTTCCATCGACGGTGAAAAGCACCAGGCGCATGCGACCGGAGACACGGCCTCGTTCGGAGAATACAAGATCGGGAAGCCGGGATATGTGAAATTCGAGTTGTCATCATCCAATGATGATGGCGACGCAGGACAGATCCAGTCGCTCCATCTGGAGGGCGAAGCGACCGCCGGCGCCCATTTCAACCTGCTGCCGAGGCGCAACAGCGCTTCCGTGCATCTGGCTTATCCCACTCCGGAGGATGCGAAAATCGCGATGTTCTACAACGAGGCCACCGCCATCGAGGATCCGGTGGCGACGTATTACATGGTGTGCGGATTCAGCCGGGGGTATTTCGGCATGCAGGTGAACTCCCCCACCGAGCGGCGCATCATCTTCTCCGTTTGGGACTCGGGCTCGGGCCAGGATTCGAAGGACCGCAGCACCGTGGCGGAGGAGGACCACACCCGGCTGCTGGCGAAAGGAGAGGGCGTGGAAGCGTCCGTCTTCGGCAACGAGGGCACCGGCGGGCACTCGCATCTCGTTTATCCCTGGAAAACCGGCCAGGCACAGCGCTTTGTCGTGGCGGTGAAACCCGAGGGCACCCACACCACCTACAGCGGCTTCTGGTATCATCCGGATAAAAGGAAGTGGATGCTCATCGCCAGCTTCATCGCTCCCAAGGACGGGAAATGGCTCGGCGGCCTCTATTCGTTCAGCGAAAACTTCAATGGCAACAACGGCCAGCTCCAACGCAAGGCCCTCTTCGGCCCGCAATGGGTGCGCATGGAGAACGGCAGGTGGACCGAACTCATCAAGGCCACCTTCAGCCACGACGGCACGGGAAAAAGCGACCGTCTGGACCGCTTCATGGGCGTGGAGAAGGATCTGTTTTTCCTCTCCCAAGGCGGGTTCGTTTCCGGCAGCACCAAATTCGGCACCCCCTTCACCCGCCCCGCCACACGCAGGGAGCCAAGCGACATCGTCCTTCCCGGACTCGAAACATCCCGCTGA
- a CDS encoding dynamin family protein, with amino-acid sequence MSYTMFGERYFATRERLAGVMRGIVDLAADTGTDLGDKLPLAEIESGLGAPFLFVVCGEVNAGKSCLLNGLFGQDLCRVNVLPETDRVLWYKYGATARDAPATPLLEERFRPSDVLRDFHVIDTPGTNSAVEGHQQITARFLPSADLILFVFPVSNPWGAATWNFISELSAEDLERVVLIIQQADQRESVDLDVIRGHMTDLAMKRIGRTPPIFAVSAKNACEAKRATPFARAQFQKSGFPELENHISRKICESPARKSVLHSWRGQAASALHAVEDHIDNLSHSLKTQGRFLDTTEREIDDIRERFVVRLPTHLNGVAEVFETEAVWVSKVLHRRLAAAPSFVRLFIGDRTGQKMETLFIERLQTAVEAVAEKDGVEVVEFCHHHWQELGARVREAMGIDLRSSLPIDETLGTAKNRFILRLGRAARQGIGNLKVRNQLDKDIRRRNIALKSFTFMTLLLTTIGASCGALGLPWIPGILCTLAGLFLIGGVLTAWVTRKSITAEFQQRLLDTCGGFASTLRSDYEEALRIVFQDYASSLTAVHTHLAREKLTIEPKLKRWQELFLTLKAIEQEL; translated from the coding sequence GTGAGTTACACCATGTTCGGCGAGCGCTACTTCGCGACGCGGGAGCGGCTTGCCGGGGTCATGCGCGGCATCGTCGACCTCGCGGCGGATACCGGAACCGATCTCGGTGACAAGCTCCCCCTCGCGGAAATCGAGAGCGGTCTCGGAGCCCCCTTTCTTTTTGTCGTCTGTGGCGAGGTGAACGCGGGAAAATCCTGCCTTCTCAACGGACTCTTCGGACAGGATCTCTGCCGGGTGAACGTCCTGCCGGAAACGGACCGCGTCCTCTGGTACAAGTATGGTGCCACGGCCCGTGACGCGCCCGCCACACCGCTTCTGGAGGAACGGTTCAGGCCGTCCGACGTTCTCCGGGATTTCCATGTCATCGACACTCCCGGCACGAACTCCGCCGTGGAGGGACACCAGCAGATCACCGCCAGATTCCTACCTTCCGCGGATCTCATCCTCTTTGTGTTCCCCGTCTCGAATCCCTGGGGGGCCGCCACCTGGAATTTCATTTCCGAACTCTCCGCTGAAGATCTGGAGCGTGTGGTCCTCATCATCCAGCAGGCCGACCAACGCGAATCGGTCGATCTCGATGTGATCCGCGGCCACATGACGGATCTGGCGATGAAACGCATCGGCCGCACTCCGCCAATCTTCGCGGTTTCGGCAAAAAACGCCTGCGAGGCGAAGCGCGCCACCCCCTTCGCCCGCGCCCAATTCCAGAAAAGCGGTTTCCCCGAGCTGGAAAACCACATTTCCCGAAAGATCTGCGAATCTCCCGCGCGCAAGAGCGTGCTTCATTCCTGGCGTGGCCAAGCGGCCTCCGCGCTCCACGCGGTGGAGGATCACATTGACAATCTGAGCCACAGCCTCAAGACCCAAGGCAGGTTCCTCGATACCACGGAGCGGGAAATCGACGACATCCGCGAACGGTTCGTGGTCCGCCTTCCCACCCACCTCAACGGCGTGGCGGAAGTCTTCGAAACCGAGGCCGTCTGGGTCTCGAAAGTGCTCCACCGCCGGCTGGCCGCCGCACCTTCCTTCGTCCGGCTCTTCATCGGGGATCGGACCGGACAGAAGATGGAAACACTCTTCATTGAGAGGCTGCAGACCGCTGTCGAGGCGGTGGCCGAGAAAGACGGCGTGGAAGTTGTCGAATTCTGCCACCACCACTGGCAGGAACTCGGTGCGCGCGTGCGCGAGGCCATGGGCATCGACCTGCGGAGCTCGCTGCCCATCGATGAAACACTCGGCACCGCGAAAAACCGCTTCATCCTCCGGCTCGGCCGCGCCGCACGCCAGGGAATCGGGAATCTGAAAGTCCGCAACCAGCTCGACAAGGACATCCGCCGCAGGAACATCGCGCTGAAGTCGTTCACCTTCATGACACTCCTGCTGACCACCATCGGAGCGAGTTGCGGCGCTCTGGGTCTGCCATGGATACCGGGCATTCTCTGCACCCTCGCCGGACTTTTCCTCATCGGTGGCGTTCTCACCGCATGGGTCACGCGGAAGAGCATCACGGCGGAATTCCAACAACGGCTGCTCGACACCTGCGGCGGCTTTGCCAGCACCCTGCGTTCGGATTACGAGGAAGCGCTCCGCATCGTCTTCCAGGATTACGCCAGTTCGCTCACCGCCGTCCATACCCACCTCGCCCGCGAAAAGCTCACCATCGAACCGAAACTCAAGCGCTGGCAGGAGCTTTTCCTGACGCTGAAGGCGATCGAGCAGGAGCTGTGA